Proteins from a genomic interval of Stenotrophomonas sp. 24(2023):
- a CDS encoding TraB/GumN family protein, with protein MHGRISSRWTAPAGAWAVALQLALAGAVAAAPPTPAPPAVPPAVVPPVVDLATLQVTGEQPGPGLWKVTTPQGHVLSILGTVTPIPAGVQWRSDEVRQAIAGADHVLGSPGWTLDMDVGFFKGLTLLPLARSAMRDPEGRTLQQQLPAATYARWEGLKQSYLGRDRGVEKERPMIASGRLYTAFLKGNGLRNGSEVSDALKAAYKARGLKSEDTRLKLKVDDARAALKEMQATDLDDAACFERTLDVVEFQAPVLRERANAWALGDVAALRRLSMAETVRTCVESIEDSSIARRRGWTNLEARGKAQWLAKVDAALATHAQTFATVPVSLLVGPSNYIDALVARGYQLEAPPE; from the coding sequence ATGCACGGACGCATCAGCAGCAGATGGACGGCGCCGGCCGGCGCATGGGCGGTGGCGCTGCAGTTGGCCTTGGCCGGCGCGGTGGCGGCGGCGCCTCCCACACCGGCACCACCGGCGGTGCCGCCTGCCGTTGTGCCACCGGTGGTCGATCTGGCGACCCTGCAGGTGACCGGTGAACAACCGGGCCCGGGGCTGTGGAAGGTCACCACGCCACAGGGCCATGTGCTGTCGATCCTGGGCACGGTGACGCCCATTCCGGCAGGCGTGCAGTGGCGTTCGGACGAGGTGCGCCAGGCCATCGCCGGGGCCGACCATGTGCTGGGTTCACCGGGCTGGACGCTGGATATGGACGTGGGCTTCTTCAAGGGGCTGACGTTGCTGCCGTTGGCGCGCAGCGCCATGCGTGACCCGGAGGGCCGGACGCTTCAGCAGCAGTTGCCTGCGGCCACCTACGCGCGCTGGGAGGGCTTGAAGCAGTCCTACCTGGGCCGCGATCGCGGGGTGGAGAAGGAGCGCCCGATGATCGCCTCCGGACGCCTGTACACGGCCTTCCTGAAGGGCAACGGGTTGCGCAACGGCAGCGAGGTCAGTGATGCGCTGAAGGCGGCCTACAAGGCGCGGGGGCTGAAATCCGAGGACACCCGCCTGAAGCTCAAGGTCGATGATGCACGGGCGGCGCTGAAGGAAATGCAGGCGACCGACCTGGACGATGCCGCGTGCTTCGAGCGCACGCTGGACGTGGTGGAGTTCCAGGCGCCGGTGCTGCGCGAGCGCGCCAACGCGTGGGCGCTGGGCGATGTGGCGGCGCTGCGCCGGCTGTCCATGGCCGAGACCGTGCGTACCTGCGTGGAATCGATCGAAGATTCCAGCATCGCCCGCCGCCGTGGCTGGACCAACCTGGAAGCGCGTGGCAAGGCGCAGTGGCTGGCGAAGGTGGATGCCGCTCTGGCCACGCACGCGCAGACGTTTGCGACCGTGCCGGTCAGCCTGCTGGTGGGGCCGTCCAACTACATCGACGCGCTGGTCGCCCGTGGCTACCAGCTGGAAGCGCCGCCGGAGTAA
- a CDS encoding HAD-IA family hydrolase, with protein MRPSSFRAFLFDMDGTLLTSIEAAERVWGAWARRHGIDPAVLLPTIHGVRVEETIARQQLPGIDIAREARAITDAELDDMHGVHAIEGAAAFLRSLPADAWAVVTSAPRLLAERRMQAAGLPLPAVMVTAEDVRVGKPSPEGYLSAAAQLGVEACDCLVFEDAPAGMQAGEAAGATVIVVMATHATGAPHQGLHITGYTGVQLHADAGRYRLSWPDGSAG; from the coding sequence ATGCGCCCCTCCTCGTTCCGCGCCTTCCTGTTCGACATGGACGGCACCCTGCTGACCTCCATCGAAGCCGCCGAACGGGTATGGGGCGCATGGGCACGACGGCACGGCATCGATCCTGCCGTGCTGCTGCCGACCATCCACGGCGTGCGCGTGGAAGAAACCATCGCCCGGCAGCAGCTGCCCGGCATCGACATCGCACGCGAAGCGCGCGCCATCACCGATGCCGAACTGGATGACATGCACGGCGTGCACGCCATTGAAGGTGCTGCGGCGTTCCTGCGGTCACTGCCGGCCGATGCCTGGGCCGTGGTGACCTCCGCCCCTCGCCTGCTGGCCGAACGGCGGATGCAGGCGGCCGGGCTTCCCCTGCCTGCGGTGATGGTGACCGCTGAGGATGTCCGCGTCGGCAAGCCTTCGCCCGAGGGCTATCTCAGCGCGGCGGCACAGCTGGGCGTCGAAGCGTGCGACTGCCTGGTGTTCGAGGACGCACCGGCGGGCATGCAGGCCGGCGAAGCGGCCGGTGCCACCGTCATCGTGGTCATGGCCACCCACGCCACGGGTGCGCCACACCAGGGACTCCATATCACGGGCTACACCGGCGTGCAGCTGCATGCCGACGCCGGGCGGTATCGGTTGTCATGGCCGGACGGCAGCGCCGGATAA
- a CDS encoding glycine zipper 2TM domain-containing protein has product MKMRIHMLCLGSLLAVSAVASAQTYGPRDEGRKFNDGSRVVCKNVEVQRNSRDPNRIAGTATGAVVGGLLGNQVGGGNGKKLATVAGAVAGGAVGRNVQGRSQERNGDRVVERRCERVYR; this is encoded by the coding sequence ATGAAGATGCGCATCCACATGCTGTGCCTGGGTTCCCTGCTGGCGGTATCCGCCGTTGCATCGGCGCAGACCTACGGGCCGCGCGATGAAGGGCGCAAGTTCAATGATGGCAGCCGCGTGGTCTGCAAGAACGTTGAAGTCCAGCGCAATTCCCGCGATCCCAATCGTATTGCCGGTACCGCCACCGGTGCGGTCGTGGGCGGCCTGCTCGGCAACCAGGTCGGCGGCGGCAACGGCAAGAAGCTGGCCACGGTGGCTGGTGCTGTCGCCGGTGGTGCGGTGGGCCGCAACGTGCAGGGCCGTTCGCAGGAACGCAATGGCGACCGTGTGGTCGAGCGCCGCTGCGAACGCGTCTACCGCTGA
- a CDS encoding SDR family oxidoreductase, with protein sequence MSKLAGKVAVVTGGNSGIGLAAAKRFVAEGATVFITGRREADLARAAQDIGGNVITVQGDIGMLADLDRLYDTVREKAGHIDVLFANAGGGSFAPLGGITEAHFDQIFNTNVKGTLFSVQKALPLLKDGASIIITGSTTSVMGTPAFSVYSATKAAVRNFARSWVLDLKERKIRVNVLSPGPVVTPGLLGVAPAGQADALVAAFAEQIPLGRAGDADEIGKVAVFLASDDSSFVNGVELFADGGLAQV encoded by the coding sequence ATGAGCAAGCTTGCAGGAAAAGTAGCTGTGGTCACCGGCGGCAACAGCGGCATCGGCTTGGCGGCGGCCAAGCGTTTCGTTGCCGAGGGCGCCACGGTCTTCATCACCGGTCGCCGTGAGGCGGATCTGGCACGGGCCGCGCAGGACATCGGCGGCAACGTCATTACCGTGCAGGGTGACATCGGCATGCTGGCCGATCTGGACCGCCTCTACGACACCGTGCGCGAAAAGGCCGGCCACATCGACGTGCTGTTCGCCAACGCCGGAGGCGGCTCATTCGCGCCGTTGGGCGGCATCACCGAAGCGCACTTCGACCAGATCTTCAACACCAACGTGAAGGGAACCCTGTTCTCGGTGCAGAAGGCGTTGCCGCTGCTGAAGGATGGCGCATCGATCATCATCACCGGTTCCACCACCTCGGTCATGGGCACACCTGCCTTCAGTGTCTACAGCGCCACCAAGGCGGCTGTGCGCAACTTCGCCCGCAGCTGGGTGCTTGACCTGAAGGAGCGGAAGATCCGCGTCAATGTCCTCAGCCCCGGCCCAGTGGTGACGCCGGGCCTGCTGGGCGTGGCGCCCGCGGGGCAGGCCGATGCCCTCGTGGCCGCCTTCGCCGAGCAGATTCCGCTTGGCCGCGCTGGTGATGCTGATGAGATCGGCAAGGTCGCCGTGTTCCTCGCTTCCGACGACAGCTCCTTCGTCAACGGCGTGGAACTGTTCGCCGATGGTGGCCTGGCGCAGGTCTGA
- the mutS gene encoding DNA mismatch repair protein MutS, producing MQTADSKMKSPSAKASAEHTPLMKQFFAAKADYPDLLLFFRMGDFYELFYDDARKAARLLDITLTQRGSSGGAPIPMAGVPVHAYEGYLARLVALGESVAICEQIGDPALAKGLVERKVVRIVTPGTVTDEALLDERRDTLLMALSRSKQGYGLAWADLAGGRFLVNEVDNDDALEAELARLEPAELLVPDEENWPDFLRQRTGVRRRAPWLFDPDSGRRQLLAFFKLHDLSGFGIDDKPRATAAAGALLGYVEETQKQRLPHLTSIAMETASEAIAMNAATRRHLELDTRVDGDTRNTLLGVLDSTVTPMGGRLLRRWLHRPLRLREVLAQRHHAVETLIDRGSDADIREQFRRLGDIERILTRVALRSARPRDFSTLRDGLGLLPDVRQVLAPLDSPRLQQLHQLLGEHDESAHLLASAIAEMPPLKLSDGGVLADGYDAELDELRRLSTHADQFLIDLEQRERESSGIPTLKVGYNRVHGYYIEISKGQSDRAPVHYTRRQTLTNAERYITEELKAFEDKVLSARDRSLSREKFLYEQLLDTLAEQLEPLKQCAAALSELDVLAAFAERAQALDWARPDLQDAPCLKIERGRHPVVEAVREQPFEPNDLDLHPDRRMLVITGPNMGGKSTYMRQNALIVLLAHIGSFVPASRAVIGPIDRILTRIGAGDDLARGQSTFMVEMAETSYILHHATAHSLVLMDEIGRGTSTYDGLALADAVARHLAFQNRCYTLFATHYFELTALADEQHEGGRSGIANVHLDAVEHTDKHGGEALVFMHAVKDGPANRSFGLQVAALAGLPRATVAQARRRLAELEQRGGESHAAGLAPQALDAPQQFGLFTAPSSKAQEALSAIDPDELTPKQALEALYRLKALL from the coding sequence TTGCAAACCGCTGATTCCAAAATGAAATCCCCGTCGGCCAAGGCCAGTGCAGAACACACCCCGCTGATGAAGCAGTTCTTCGCCGCCAAGGCCGACTACCCGGACCTGCTGCTGTTCTTCCGCATGGGCGATTTCTACGAGCTGTTCTACGACGATGCGCGCAAGGCGGCACGCCTGCTGGACATCACCCTGACCCAGCGCGGCAGCTCCGGCGGCGCGCCGATCCCGATGGCCGGCGTGCCGGTGCACGCCTACGAGGGCTACCTGGCGCGCCTGGTGGCGCTGGGCGAATCGGTGGCGATCTGCGAGCAGATCGGCGACCCGGCCCTGGCCAAGGGCCTGGTCGAGCGCAAGGTGGTACGCATCGTCACCCCGGGCACCGTCACCGACGAGGCGCTGCTGGACGAGCGCCGCGACACCCTGCTGATGGCGCTGTCGCGCAGCAAGCAGGGCTACGGCCTGGCCTGGGCCGACCTTGCCGGCGGCCGCTTCCTGGTCAACGAAGTGGACAACGACGACGCGCTGGAAGCCGAGCTGGCGCGCCTGGAGCCGGCCGAACTGCTGGTGCCGGACGAAGAAAACTGGCCCGATTTCCTGCGCCAGCGCACCGGTGTGCGCCGCCGCGCGCCGTGGCTGTTCGATCCGGACAGTGGCCGCCGCCAGCTGCTGGCATTCTTCAAGCTGCATGACCTGAGCGGCTTCGGCATCGACGACAAGCCGCGTGCCACGGCCGCCGCCGGCGCGCTGCTGGGCTACGTGGAAGAAACCCAGAAGCAGCGCCTGCCGCACCTGACCTCGATCGCGATGGAAACGGCCAGCGAGGCGATCGCGATGAACGCCGCTACCCGCCGCCATCTGGAACTGGACACGCGCGTGGATGGCGATACCCGCAACACCCTGCTCGGCGTGCTCGACAGCACGGTGACGCCGATGGGCGGCCGCCTGCTGCGCCGCTGGCTGCACCGTCCGCTGCGCCTGCGCGAGGTGCTGGCGCAGCGACACCATGCAGTGGAAACGCTGATCGACCGCGGCAGCGATGCCGACATCCGCGAACAGTTCCGCCGCCTGGGCGACATCGAACGCATCCTCACCCGCGTGGCACTGCGCTCGGCGCGCCCGCGCGATTTCTCCACCCTGCGCGATGGCCTGGGCCTGCTGCCGGACGTGCGCCAGGTGCTGGCACCGCTGGATTCACCGCGCCTGCAGCAGCTGCACCAGCTGCTCGGCGAACACGACGAAAGCGCGCACCTGCTGGCCAGCGCGATTGCCGAGATGCCGCCGCTCAAGCTCAGCGACGGCGGCGTGCTGGCCGATGGCTATGACGCCGAGCTGGATGAGCTGCGCCGCCTGTCCACCCATGCCGACCAGTTCCTGATCGACCTGGAACAGCGCGAACGCGAAAGCAGCGGCATTCCCACCCTGAAGGTGGGCTACAACCGCGTGCACGGCTACTACATCGAGATCAGCAAGGGCCAGTCCGACCGCGCGCCGGTGCACTACACCCGCCGGCAGACGCTGACCAACGCCGAGCGTTACATCACCGAAGAACTGAAAGCCTTCGAGGACAAGGTGCTGTCCGCGCGCGACCGCTCGCTGTCGCGCGAGAAGTTCCTGTACGAGCAGCTGCTGGACACGCTGGCCGAGCAGCTGGAACCGCTCAAGCAGTGCGCCGCCGCGCTGAGCGAGCTGGATGTGCTGGCCGCCTTCGCCGAACGCGCGCAGGCGCTGGACTGGGCACGCCCCGACCTGCAGGACGCGCCCTGCCTGAAGATCGAACGCGGCCGCCACCCGGTGGTGGAGGCGGTGCGCGAGCAGCCGTTCGAACCCAACGATCTGGACCTGCACCCGGACCGTCGCATGCTGGTCATCACCGGCCCGAACATGGGCGGCAAGTCGACCTACATGCGGCAGAACGCGCTGATCGTGCTGCTGGCCCATATCGGCAGCTTCGTGCCGGCCAGCCGCGCGGTGATCGGTCCGATCGACCGCATCCTGACCCGCATCGGTGCCGGCGATGACCTGGCGCGCGGGCAGTCCACCTTCATGGTCGAAATGGCCGAGACCAGCTACATCCTGCACCATGCCACCGCGCATTCGCTGGTGCTGATGGATGAGATCGGCCGCGGTACCTCCACCTACGATGGCCTGGCGCTGGCCGATGCGGTGGCCCGCCACCTGGCCTTCCAGAACCGCTGCTACACGCTTTTTGCCACCCACTACTTCGAGCTGACCGCGCTGGCCGATGAGCAGCATGAAGGCGGCCGCAGCGGCATCGCCAACGTGCACCTGGATGCGGTCGAACACACCGACAAGCACGGAGGCGAAGCGCTGGTATTCATGCACGCGGTGAAGGACGGCCCGGCCAACCGCAGCTTCGGCCTGCAGGTGGCCGCGCTGGCCGGCCTGCCGCGGGCAACGGTGGCGCAGGCGCGCCGGCGCCTGGCGGAACTGGAACAGCGCGGCGGCGAAAGCCATGCCGCCGGACTGGCACCGCAGGCGCTGGATGCCCCGCAGCAGTTCGGGCTGTTCACCGCTCCTTCCAGCAAGGCGCAGGAAGCCCTGTCGGCCATCGACCCGGATGAGCTGACGCCCAAGCAGGCGCTGGAAGCCCTGTACCGGCTGAAGGCGCTGCTGTAA
- a CDS encoding helix-turn-helix domain-containing protein produces the protein MSSRRFVCGLDVVLAVLGGKWKLLALYHLAHGTHRYAQLRRAIGGVSDKVLIQQLKEMQADGLVDRTDHHEVPPRVDYALTPFGRSLAESFGPLCEWGTRHEAEVERVVARRQVATAGLPDAITAPGTRAAR, from the coding sequence ATGTCCTCACGTCGTTTCGTCTGTGGCCTGGACGTTGTCCTGGCGGTACTTGGCGGGAAATGGAAGCTGCTGGCGCTCTATCATCTTGCGCATGGAACGCATCGTTATGCACAGCTGCGCCGCGCGATTGGCGGCGTGAGCGACAAGGTGCTGATCCAGCAGCTCAAGGAAATGCAGGCCGATGGTCTGGTTGATCGCACCGACCACCATGAAGTGCCTCCCCGCGTGGACTACGCGCTGACGCCGTTCGGGCGCTCGTTGGCTGAATCGTTCGGGCCGCTGTGCGAATGGGGCACCCGCCATGAAGCCGAGGTCGAGCGTGTCGTTGCACGCCGGCAGGTGGCGACGGCAGGCCTGCCTGATGCCATCACCGCCCCAGGTACACGCGCAGCGCGCTGA
- a CDS encoding ABC transporter permease — MNAVWASLRQTVRAVLGDRYALVVMIGAVVLYSFFYPAAYRHQVAGNLPLLVVDEDHSATSRELLRRLDALRAARIVGQPADLDAARQALQRGDAEGIVLIPANLERDILRGHPAKLVLLGNGAYLGRASWILGGVADALTAFAREAVVTQAAFMGAPQAPPVTLVQRPLFNTQEGYGSAIVPGVAELIVHQTLLMGIGVLLGTRRLALGRRLRFDAHTLLGMALGFGLIGLLGLLYYTGFTAWVQDFPRGGNPLGQLLGGTLFIAATVAFGLFVGSFFRTRERAFQYIIACSIPLFFLSNLSWPAVMSPPPLVALAQLLPTTAGINLMVRLTQMDAPLGDVSRELWTLAGLLVLYSALAFWRLGTRRR; from the coding sequence TTGAACGCGGTCTGGGCCAGCCTGCGGCAGACCGTGCGCGCGGTGCTCGGTGACCGCTATGCCCTGGTGGTGATGATCGGTGCGGTGGTGCTGTATTCGTTCTTCTACCCGGCCGCCTACCGCCACCAGGTGGCCGGCAACCTGCCCCTGCTGGTGGTCGATGAAGACCACAGCGCCACCAGCCGCGAACTGCTGCGCCGGCTCGATGCCCTGCGCGCGGCACGCATCGTGGGCCAGCCCGCCGATCTGGATGCGGCCCGGCAGGCCCTGCAGCGTGGCGACGCCGAAGGCATCGTGCTGATTCCCGCCAATCTGGAGCGCGACATCCTGCGTGGCCACCCGGCAAAGCTGGTCCTGCTCGGCAACGGTGCCTATCTGGGCCGCGCCAGCTGGATACTGGGCGGCGTGGCCGACGCCCTGACCGCCTTCGCGCGCGAGGCGGTTGTCACCCAGGCCGCATTCATGGGCGCGCCACAGGCGCCTCCCGTCACCCTGGTGCAGCGGCCGCTGTTCAACACCCAGGAGGGCTACGGCAGTGCCATCGTGCCCGGCGTGGCCGAGCTGATCGTCCATCAGACCCTGCTGATGGGCATCGGCGTGCTGCTCGGCACCCGCCGCCTGGCGCTGGGCCGGCGCCTGCGTTTCGACGCCCACACCCTGCTCGGCATGGCCTTGGGGTTCGGGCTGATCGGCCTGCTGGGCCTGCTGTACTACACCGGCTTCACCGCCTGGGTGCAGGACTTCCCACGCGGGGGCAATCCGCTGGGACAACTGCTGGGCGGCACGCTGTTCATCGCGGCCACCGTGGCCTTCGGGCTGTTCGTCGGCAGCTTCTTCCGCACGCGCGAGCGGGCGTTCCAGTACATCATCGCCTGCTCGATCCCGCTGTTCTTCCTGTCCAACCTGTCCTGGCCGGCGGTGATGTCACCGCCACCGCTGGTGGCGCTGGCACAGCTGCTGCCGACCACCGCCGGCATCAACCTGATGGTGCGCCTGACCCAGATGGATGCGCCCCTGGGTGACGTGTCACGCGAACTGTGGACACTGGCCGGGCTGCTGGTGCTGTACAGCGCGCTCGCGTTCTGGCGGCTGGGCACGCGGCGCCGTTGA
- a CDS encoding DOPA 4,5-dioxygenase family protein, producing MPSIPPEPDSLPAADVALSDQGWADLLSPTRRRLLVTTGLAGAAASATLAAPGASAATTGPANGLFNRGGVLAPIKAPQPGQSPWGYATASQATGQPPGVRPGERTLPQAPRAYTAIQSYHAHIYFDEDSYPKAALLRRWVAERFPVELGDWNLEPRGPHVTPSFYFGFTNELLPIVLPWLQLNSLGLTILLHPNTGDGRADHLYYALWVNRSQPVNAYNWNTSADEAIERIYPNIVPSVPLEV from the coding sequence ATGCCTTCCATCCCCCCTGAGCCTGATTCCCTGCCCGCTGCCGACGTTGCCCTCAGCGACCAGGGCTGGGCTGACCTGCTTTCGCCGACGCGCCGCCGTCTGCTGGTCACCACCGGCCTGGCCGGGGCCGCTGCGTCGGCCACGCTGGCCGCACCGGGCGCATCAGCGGCCACCACCGGGCCGGCCAACGGACTGTTCAACCGCGGCGGTGTGCTGGCACCGATCAAGGCGCCGCAGCCCGGGCAGAGCCCATGGGGGTATGCCACCGCCTCGCAGGCGACCGGGCAGCCGCCGGGCGTGCGCCCTGGTGAGCGCACGTTGCCGCAGGCACCGCGCGCCTACACCGCCATCCAGAGCTACCACGCCCACATCTACTTCGACGAAGACAGCTACCCCAAGGCCGCGCTGCTGCGCCGCTGGGTGGCCGAGCGCTTCCCGGTCGAACTGGGGGACTGGAACCTGGAGCCGCGCGGGCCGCATGTCACGCCTTCGTTCTACTTCGGCTTCACCAACGAACTGCTGCCCATCGTGCTGCCCTGGCTGCAGCTCAACAGCCTGGGTCTGACCATCCTGCTGCACCCCAATACCGGCGATGGCCGTGCCGACCACCTGTACTACGCGCTGTGGGTGAACCGCTCGCAGCCGGTCAATGCGTACAACTGGAACACGTCGGCGGACGAAGCCATCGAACGCATCTACCCGAACATCGTGCCGAGCGTGCCGCTGGAGGTGTGA
- a CDS encoding TetR/AcrR family transcriptional regulator — MSKPLGRREQKKADTRQHLSNVATLLFIRHGFENVSVADIADAAGVSRKTVFNYFLCKEELMFDREEESRTLLRQALLASPDAPLPTLLALLRRLLEDGHPLLRVSVRARRFWKAVAASPALSAHARQLQITLGDDLAELLLEAAAEPVDPALARLAAAMVMSTLVIGYGQAMAADRRREPPVPAFAAVMERGFAGVTAALAGSPLAARH; from the coding sequence ATGTCAAAACCCCTGGGACGACGGGAGCAGAAGAAGGCCGACACCCGCCAGCACCTGTCCAACGTGGCCACGCTGCTGTTCATCCGGCACGGCTTCGAGAATGTGTCGGTGGCCGACATCGCCGACGCCGCCGGGGTGTCGCGCAAGACGGTGTTCAACTACTTCCTGTGCAAGGAAGAGCTGATGTTCGACCGCGAAGAAGAAAGCCGCACCCTGCTGCGGCAGGCACTGCTGGCCTCGCCGGATGCACCGCTGCCGACCCTGCTGGCCCTGCTGCGGCGATTGCTGGAGGACGGCCATCCGCTGTTGCGGGTCAGCGTGCGCGCGCGCCGGTTCTGGAAGGCGGTGGCGGCCAGCCCTGCCCTGTCCGCCCATGCGCGGCAACTGCAGATCACCCTCGGCGATGATCTGGCCGAGCTGCTGCTGGAGGCCGCCGCCGAGCCGGTGGACCCGGCATTGGCACGGCTGGCTGCCGCCATGGTGATGTCCACGCTGGTGATCGGCTATGGCCAGGCCATGGCGGCCGACCGCCGCCGCGAACCGCCCGTGCCGGCCTTCGCTGCGGTGATGGAGCGCGGCTTTGCCGGCGTCACCGCCGCGCTGGCGGGCAGCCCATTGGCCGCGCGCCATTGA
- a CDS encoding FAD-dependent monooxygenase: MKYDVVVAGAGPVGLLLACELRLGGCSVLVLEQAEDPESPLKRLPFGLRGLNAPTLDALDRRGLLAPLQALQPLAPKKPDAPVAAHWLLQKRASAGHFAGLQFYLDNVDATRWPWRQAGPGGNQMPTDMASIEQVLAARAAELGVQVRRGYAVHAVDATADGVRVQAGGQVFNGRWLVGCDGARSVVRKACGFAVEGTAPEFTGYSIEAALDDAALLQPGRHFTETGMYTFTPPSMIALVDFDGGRFHRNEPTVEHVQAVLRRVSGTAVGIGVLRQVTTWTDRALQATCYRQGRVLLAGDAAHMHSPLGGQGLNLGLGDAMNLGWKLAAVVRGDHADTLLDSYAEERHPLGAAVLEWSRAQVALMRPDPGIQALRTVVAALADSPDGASYFAERVWGVGQQYAWGAGHAWCGRSAPDIAFADGSRLGEHLRTGQGLLITFGPQSSLLARLQPWADRVAACDCQAVERFGLQAMLVRPDGIVAWAAEEGALEEAALHDALVHWFGVPSAAVHPAAG, from the coding sequence GTGAAGTACGACGTGGTGGTGGCAGGGGCCGGCCCGGTAGGGCTGCTGCTGGCCTGCGAGCTGCGGCTGGGCGGGTGTTCGGTGCTGGTGCTGGAGCAGGCCGAGGATCCGGAATCGCCATTGAAGCGGCTGCCGTTCGGGTTGCGCGGGCTGAACGCACCGACCCTGGATGCGCTGGACCGGCGCGGGCTGCTGGCACCGCTGCAGGCCCTGCAGCCATTGGCGCCGAAGAAGCCCGATGCGCCGGTGGCCGCGCATTGGCTGCTGCAGAAACGGGCATCCGCCGGCCACTTTGCCGGCCTGCAGTTCTACCTGGACAACGTGGATGCCACCCGCTGGCCCTGGCGGCAGGCCGGGCCCGGCGGCAACCAGATGCCGACCGACATGGCTTCCATCGAGCAGGTGCTGGCGGCGCGCGCGGCCGAACTCGGCGTGCAGGTGCGGCGCGGGTACGCGGTGCACGCCGTCGATGCCACCGCCGACGGCGTGCGGGTGCAGGCTGGCGGGCAGGTGTTCAACGGCCGTTGGCTGGTGGGCTGCGATGGCGCGCGCAGCGTGGTGCGCAAGGCGTGTGGTTTTGCCGTGGAAGGCACCGCACCGGAATTCACCGGTTACTCGATCGAGGCGGCGCTGGACGATGCGGCACTGCTGCAGCCGGGACGCCACTTCACCGAGACGGGCATGTACACGTTCACGCCGCCGTCGATGATCGCGCTGGTTGATTTCGATGGGGGACGGTTCCACCGCAACGAACCCACGGTCGAACACGTGCAGGCGGTGCTGCGCCGCGTGTCGGGCACGGCGGTGGGCATCGGCGTGCTGCGCCAGGTGACGACGTGGACCGATCGCGCGCTGCAGGCGACGTGCTACCGGCAGGGACGCGTGCTGCTGGCCGGTGATGCGGCGCACATGCACTCGCCGCTCGGTGGGCAGGGCCTGAACCTGGGCCTGGGCGATGCGATGAACCTGGGCTGGAAGCTGGCGGCGGTGGTGCGCGGCGACCATGCCGACACCCTGCTGGACAGCTATGCCGAAGAGCGTCACCCGCTCGGTGCGGCGGTACTGGAATGGTCGCGCGCGCAGGTGGCGCTGATGCGCCCGGACCCCGGCATCCAGGCGCTGCGCACGGTGGTGGCGGCACTGGCCGACAGCCCCGATGGCGCCAGCTACTTCGCCGAGCGCGTGTGGGGCGTGGGCCAGCAGTATGCATGGGGCGCGGGGCATGCCTGGTGCGGTCGCAGCGCACCGGACATCGCCTTCGCCGACGGCAGCCGCCTCGGCGAGCATCTGCGCACGGGGCAGGGGCTGTTGATCACCTTCGGCCCGCAGTCCTCGCTGCTGGCACGCCTGCAGCCATGGGCAGATCGCGTGGCGGCCTGTGACTGCCAGGCCGTCGAGCGTTTCGGCCTGCAGGCGATGCTGGTGCGCCCGGATGGCATCGTGGCGTGGGCGGCCGAGGAGGGCGCGCTGGAGGAGGCAGCGTTGCATGACGCGCTGGTGCACTGGTTCGGCGTGCCATCTGCAGCGGTGCACCCGGCTGCCGGCTGA